From Yersinia hibernica, a single genomic window includes:
- the csdE gene encoding cysteine desulfurase sulfur acceptor subunit CsdE, whose amino-acid sequence MIAPHPFGRDITATKLLETFSAHKQWEDRYRQLILLAKQLPPLPESLKQNELELTGCENRVWLGHECLPDGRLHFYGDSEGRIVRGLLAIILTAVEGKKPQQILAEDPLALFEQLGLRQQLSTSRASGLQALAQGVQAIAAQYS is encoded by the coding sequence ATGATTGCTCCACACCCTTTTGGTCGCGATATCACGGCGACAAAGTTACTCGAGACTTTCAGTGCCCATAAACAGTGGGAAGATCGCTATCGCCAGTTAATCTTGCTGGCCAAGCAACTTCCGCCATTGCCAGAATCATTGAAACAAAATGAGCTGGAGCTGACGGGGTGTGAAAATCGAGTCTGGCTGGGGCATGAGTGCTTGCCGGATGGCCGCTTACATTTCTACGGTGACAGCGAAGGCCGCATTGTTCGTGGGTTGCTGGCGATTATTCTCACCGCGGTAGAGGGTAAAAAGCCACAGCAAATATTGGCCGAGGATCCTTTGGCATTGTTTGAACAGTTAGGATTACGCCAGCAATTAAGCACCTCGCGCGCCAGCGGTTTGCAGGCCTTAGCGCAAGGGGTGCAAGCAATTGCCGCCCAATATAGCTAG
- the tcdA gene encoding tRNA cyclic N6-threonylcarbamoyladenosine(37) synthase TcdA, whose amino-acid sequence MNTAHSEAYQQRFGGIARLYGQQALALFSQAHVCVIGIGGVGSWAAEALARTGIGAITLIDMDDVCVTNTNRQIHALRSHVGQAKTEVMAERILAINPECQVTCIDDFITADNVAELLDKNFSYVIDAIDSVRPKAALLSYCRRYKIPVVTTGGAGGQIDPTRIEVVDLAKTIQDPLAAKLRERLKNDFNVVKNSKGKLGIDCVFSSEPLVYPQSDGSVCASRSTAEGPKKMDCTSGFGSATMVTATFGFVAVSHALKKMMAKAARQGQ is encoded by the coding sequence ATGAACACAGCCCATTCGGAAGCTTACCAACAGCGATTTGGCGGTATTGCTCGCCTGTATGGGCAGCAGGCACTGGCACTTTTTTCGCAGGCGCATGTTTGCGTTATCGGTATTGGTGGTGTGGGTTCATGGGCGGCAGAAGCACTGGCCCGTACTGGGATTGGCGCGATTACATTGATTGATATGGATGATGTCTGCGTCACTAATACCAATCGCCAAATTCATGCTTTACGCAGCCATGTTGGGCAGGCTAAAACAGAGGTTATGGCGGAACGCATTCTGGCCATCAATCCGGAATGCCAAGTAACTTGTATTGATGATTTTATTACTGCGGATAATGTTGCAGAGCTTTTAGATAAAAACTTTAGCTATGTTATTGATGCCATTGATAGTGTGCGCCCCAAAGCAGCCCTGTTGTCCTATTGCCGCCGTTATAAAATCCCGGTAGTGACGACGGGAGGCGCTGGTGGGCAAATCGACCCGACCCGCATTGAAGTGGTGGATTTGGCGAAAACCATTCAGGACCCTTTAGCGGCGAAGCTGCGTGAAAGGCTGAAAAATGATTTCAACGTGGTGAAAAACAGCAAAGGCAAACTGGGGATCGATTGTGTTTTCTCCAGCGAACCATTAGTTTACCCGCAGAGTGATGGCTCGGTGTGTGCATCGCGCAGCACAGCTGAAGGGCCGAAGAAGATGGATTGTACTTCAGGTTTTGGTTCGGCGACGATGGTCACCGCCACTTTTGGCTTTGTTGCGGTGTCCCATGCATTGAAAAAAATGATGGCAAAAGCGGCTCGCCAGGGGCAATAG
- the mltA gene encoding murein transglycosylase A produces MTSRWGKYLLSGIMIAVLAGCQSRPTDRGQQYKDGRLEHPLELVNEPHATGKPVNAKDFSDQVKVINQSSPGLYNRNSSTFNAVENWMLAGADTSKLSLFGLNAYQMEGVDNFGNVQFTGYYTPVLQARYTPQGEFRHPLYRMPAKGKRRLPDRAAIYAGALDNSKLVIAYTNSLVDNFMMEVQGSGYVDYGDGRPLTFFGYAGKNGHAYRSIGKVLIDRGEVAKADMSMQAIRHWAETHSEAEVRELLEQNPSFVFFKPEMYAPVKGASAVPLIAKASVASDRSLIPAGTTLLAEVPLLDEKGKFTGHYQMRLMVALDVGGAIKGQHFDIYQGIGHEAGQAAGFYNHYGRVWVLKNAQSSGPLFTAYQGGKTAASSGNGASLLVKNQGQ; encoded by the coding sequence ATGACAAGTCGTTGGGGCAAATACCTACTGAGTGGAATAATGATTGCTGTTCTGGCTGGCTGCCAATCTCGGCCAACTGATCGCGGGCAACAATATAAAGACGGGCGTTTGGAACATCCACTGGAATTGGTGAATGAGCCGCACGCAACAGGTAAGCCAGTCAACGCCAAAGATTTCTCTGATCAGGTGAAAGTCATTAATCAATCTTCACCGGGTCTGTATAACCGCAACAGCAGCACATTCAATGCGGTTGAAAATTGGATGTTAGCCGGAGCAGATACCAGTAAATTAAGTCTGTTTGGCTTAAATGCCTATCAGATGGAGGGCGTGGATAATTTCGGTAATGTGCAATTTACCGGTTATTACACCCCAGTGCTTCAGGCCCGCTATACCCCGCAAGGTGAATTCCGCCACCCACTTTATCGTATGCCCGCCAAAGGCAAGCGCCGGCTACCAGACCGGGCGGCTATCTATGCGGGCGCATTAGATAACAGCAAATTAGTTATCGCGTACACCAATTCGTTGGTGGATAATTTTATGATGGAAGTGCAGGGCAGTGGTTATGTTGATTATGGTGATGGACGACCACTGACTTTCTTCGGCTATGCCGGTAAAAATGGCCATGCTTATCGCAGTATCGGTAAGGTGTTGATTGACCGCGGTGAAGTGGCGAAAGCAGATATGTCGATGCAAGCTATCCGCCATTGGGCAGAGACACACAGTGAAGCTGAAGTTAGAGAGTTATTAGAGCAAAATCCGTCGTTTGTCTTCTTCAAACCTGAAATGTACGCGCCGGTGAAAGGGGCCAGTGCCGTCCCATTAATTGCTAAAGCCTCCGTTGCCTCCGACCGTTCGCTGATCCCAGCGGGCACTACATTATTGGCCGAAGTACCCTTATTAGACGAGAAGGGGAAATTCACCGGGCACTATCAGATGCGGCTAATGGTGGCGCTGGATGTCGGGGGCGCAATTAAAGGCCAGCATTTTGATATTTATCAGGGGATTGGCCACGAAGCTGGTCAAGCTGCCGGTTTCTACAACCACTATGGCCGGGTTTGGGTGTTGAAAAATGCACAAAGCAGCGGGCCACTGTTTACCGCTTATCAAGGCGGCAAAACCGCCGCGTCATCCGGTAATGGCGCTTCACTATTGGTGAAAAATCAGGGCCAGTAA
- the amiC gene encoding N-acetylmuramoyl-L-alanine amidase AmiC — MADSNHNSGRRRLLQGAAAAWLLSVTRVGFAAASHIIAVRIWPSSTYTRVTLESNTPLKYRQFALTNPDRIVVDIEGVHLNSVLKEMTKQVQSSDPYLKQARIGQFDKNTVRLVLELKQSISPQLFTLKPFAEFKNRLVVDLYPQEGTTSAEDDPLLALLEDYNKGNVERTLPAEAPKAGKAGRDRPIIIMLDPGHGGEDPGAIGRNKTREKDIVLQIARRLQALIKKESNMRVFMTRNEDVFIPLKVRVAKARKLRADLFISIHADAFTSQAARGSSVFALSTKGATSTAARFLAQTQNEADQIGGVSKSGDRYLDHTMIDLLQTATINDSLKFGKEVLNRMGKINKLHKNRVDQAGFAVLKAPDIPSILVETAFISNLEEERKLRTSHFQQQVAESIFAGIKAYFANGGAVARV; from the coding sequence ATGGCAGATTCAAATCATAATTCTGGGCGTCGCCGTTTACTACAAGGTGCCGCCGCAGCCTGGCTACTGAGTGTCACTCGGGTTGGATTTGCAGCTGCTTCACACATTATTGCCGTAAGGATTTGGCCCTCCTCAACCTATACCCGAGTCACACTGGAATCCAATACACCGCTTAAGTATCGTCAATTCGCGTTGACGAACCCGGATCGCATTGTGGTTGATATTGAAGGTGTGCATCTCAATAGCGTGTTGAAAGAGATGACCAAGCAAGTTCAGTCCAGTGATCCATATCTGAAACAGGCGCGAATAGGGCAGTTTGATAAAAATACCGTCCGGCTGGTACTGGAGTTGAAGCAAAGCATCAGCCCACAATTATTTACCCTTAAGCCTTTTGCTGAATTCAAAAACCGCTTAGTTGTCGATTTGTATCCGCAAGAGGGCACCACCTCGGCTGAGGATGATCCGCTGTTGGCATTATTGGAAGATTACAACAAAGGCAATGTGGAGCGCACGTTGCCCGCAGAAGCGCCGAAAGCGGGTAAGGCCGGGCGGGATAGGCCGATTATTATCATGCTAGACCCCGGACACGGTGGGGAAGACCCTGGCGCTATTGGCCGAAATAAAACCCGTGAGAAAGACATTGTGCTGCAAATTGCCCGCCGCTTACAGGCACTGATTAAGAAAGAGTCGAATATGCGGGTATTTATGACGCGCAATGAAGATGTCTTTATTCCACTGAAAGTGCGGGTCGCTAAAGCCCGCAAGCTACGTGCGGATTTATTCATTTCGATTCATGCCGATGCCTTTACCAGCCAGGCTGCCAGAGGCTCTTCAGTTTTTGCATTATCGACCAAAGGGGCAACCAGTACGGCGGCACGCTTTTTGGCACAAACACAGAATGAGGCGGACCAGATTGGTGGGGTGAGCAAGAGTGGGGATCGCTATCTTGACCACACAATGATTGATTTGCTGCAAACCGCCACTATCAATGACAGCTTGAAATTTGGTAAAGAAGTGCTGAACCGCATGGGGAAGATTAATAAACTGCACAAGAATCGGGTTGATCAGGCGGGCTTCGCAGTATTGAAAGCCCCTGATATTCCATCAATTTTGGTCGAAACCGCGTTTATTAGTAATTTGGAGGAAGAGAGGAAATTGCGAACCAGCCATTTCCAGCAGCAAGTTGCTGAATCCATCTTTGCGGGTATCAAGGCCTATTTTGCGAATGGCGGGGCGGTGGCTCGAGTTTAG